In one window of Drosophila innubila isolate TH190305 chromosome 2L unlocalized genomic scaffold, UK_Dinn_1.0 4_B_2L, whole genome shotgun sequence DNA:
- the LOC117780718 gene encoding thioredoxin domain-containing protein 17 → MVVTHNVKGYEEFAKKMEELETGDGNNPVHVLFSGGKDENGESWCPYCVKAEPVIHDALKKAAEKSHFVHVDVGERSYWKDLNCPFRKDPNTHLIFLPTLLRWKSPQRLDGERCSNKDLVEMMFEDED, encoded by the exons atgGTCGTCACACACAATGTAAAGGGCTACGAAGAGTTTGCCAAGAAAATGGAGGAACTGGAAACCGGGGACGGCAACAATCCGGTTCATGTTCTCTTTAGCGGCGGCAAGGATGAAAATGGCGAGAGCTGGTGTCCATACTGTGTCAAGG CCGAGCCGGTGATACACGATGCTCTGAAGAAGGCTGCGGAGAAATCCCACTTTGTGCATGTCGACGTTGGGGAGCGCTCATA CTGGAAAGATTTGAATTGCCCATTCCGCAAAGATCCCAACACGCACTTGATCTTTTTGCCCACATTGCTGCGCTGGAAGTCGCCACAGCGCTTGGATGGCGAACGCTGCTCCAACAAGGATCTTGTCGAGATGATGTTTGAGGATGAGgattaa
- the LOC117781419 gene encoding mitochondrial import inner membrane translocase subunit Tim21: protein MSQSILLRSFLLHRRTVLLPTVVRLKCAAALHSSARLAQQASGAKNGGGGALQESRGGSNVSTDVRPIGEKIKENTKTASYTAIILAGLGVTGIMFYAIFRELFSKDSSNNIYSTALQRVVDDPRVQDSLGAPIKGFGETSRRGRRQHVAHSSFDRNGVPHMRMQFYVQGLRNKATVQLESRQNSSGKQEFRYLFVQLDHYPRTTIVLEDNRAYDPTPEPSSSGFGNLALMSNSRDK from the exons ATGTCCCAATCAATATTACTGCGCAGTTTTTTGCTGCACAGGCGGACGGTGTTGTTGCCCACTGTGGTGCGCCTAAAATGCGCGGCAGCGCTGCATTCGAGCGCTCGTTTAGCACAGCAGGCTTCTG GGGCCAAGAATGGCGGTGGTGGTGCCTTACAGGAGTCACGTGGCGGCAGTAATGTTTCCACAGATGTGCGGCCGATTGGTGAGAAGATCAAGGAGAACACAAAGACGGCCAGTTATACGGCCATCATATTGGCTGGACTGGGAGTAACCGGAATCATGTTTTATGCCATCTTCCGTGAGCTGTTCTCCAAGGATAGCTCGAACAACATATATTCCACTGCCCTGCAGCGTGTGGTGGATGATCCGCGTGTACAGGACTCACTGGGAGCACCAATCAAAGGATTTGGGGAAACGTCACGTCGTGGACGTCGCCAGCATGTGGCACACAGCAGCTTTGATCGCAATGGCGTGCCGCACATGCGCATGCAGTTCTATGTCCAAGGACTGCGCAACAAGGCCACCGTTCAGCTAGAGTCCCGACAG AACTCATCCGGAAAGCAAGAGTTTCGTTATCTGTTTGTGCAATTGGATCATTACCCACGCACTACTATTGTATTGGAGGATAACCGAGCGTATGATCCAACGCCAGAACCTTCTTCATCAGGATTTGGTAATCTGGCGCTTATGTCGAATAGTCGCGATAAATAA
- the LOC117781418 gene encoding uncharacterized protein LOC117781418 — MKFIPLHTTNTAIVYKNSLCSLASLMVLVFIALSVMLPVLLVSLLSPYSGISESRVLYEQPNIQFNYQYIFLANMETTTENEESPFLACSSFGNFNARIQKFTNSCDASKYWTEDLDHDTVTDRLHFQLELQHLPSRLMNFDLLLFFEARLGHKCVLTPPAVLAHQLQLPQAARLRNGRIQLKGELKLKQYVEFTCPFPGRNIQTQFRQVQLDTNNSHADMSQYKMESLLGQVKANPAYFQLAVQETYYRTTVPRLEPGLFIELEVDVLQVAARYHLSIWERLGQFWLYFASFFGISFYIMNKLKDFLFGRHIIRSWEIIPWKKLY, encoded by the coding sequence ATGAAATTTATACCGCTGCATACAACAAACACTGCCATTGTGTACAAAAATTCGCTGTGTTCGTTGGCATCACTAATGGTATTGGTTTTTATAGCATTATCGGTTATGTTGCCGGTTCTATTGGTTTCCCTGCTGAGTCCCTATTCTGGGATTTCCGAGTCGCGGGTGTTGTATGAACAACCCAACATACAGTTCAACTATCAGTATATTTTCTTGGCCAACATGGAAACGACGACGGAAAATGAGGAATCCCCGTTCTTGGCCTGCAGCAGTTTTGGCAACTTTAATGCTCgcatacaaaaatttacaaacagCTGTGATGCTAGCAAATACTGGACTGAGGATTTGGATCATGATACTGTCACGGATCGCCTGCACTTTCAACTGGAGCTGCAGCATTTGCCATCCCGTCTAATGAACTTTGATTTGTTGCTCTTCTTCGAGGCAAGACTGGGACACAAGTGTGTGCTGACTCCTCCTGCTGTGTTGGCACAtcagctgcaactgccacaagcGGCACGTCTGCGGAATGGTCGCATCCAGCTCAAGGGAGAGCTTAAACTGAAGCAGTATGTGGAGTTCACCTGCCCCTTTCCAGGACGCAACATTCAAACCCAGTTCCGTCAGGTACAGCTGGACACGAATAACAGTCATGCGGACATGTCGCAATACAAAATGGAATCCTTACTCGGACAGGTTAAAGCCAATCCCGCCTACTTTCAGCTGGCTGTACAGGAAACGTATTATAGAACAACTGTTCCACGTTTAGAACCGGGATTGTTCATCGAACTAGAGGTGGATGTTCTCCAAGTGGCAGCACGTTATCACTTGAGCATTTGGGAGAGACTGGGACAGTTTTGGTTGTACTTTGCCTCCTTCTTTGGCATTTCGTTTTATATAATGAACAAGCTGAAGGATTTTCTATTCGGCCGACATATCATACGCTCCTGGGAGATAATTCCCTGGAAGAAGCTCTACTGA